The sequence TCCCGGTGACCGCGACGCCCTCCGCCCCGGTCACCGCCACCGGGACCGCCCGGCCCACCACCGGGGTGCCGAGCCCGACCGGCACCGGGACCGTCCGGCCGACCGCTCCGGTCACCCCGACCGCGACGGCCGGCACGACCGCCACCGCCGCGCCCACCACTGCCGCGCCCACCACTCCGGTGCCCACCGCCACCGCGACCGGCACCCCCACCCCGGCGGGCGGCGGCCGCTTCGCTCCGTACGTCGACACCTCGCTCTACCCGCCGTACGACCTGGTCGCCACCGCCAAGGCCACCGGGGTCAAGGACTTCACCCTGGCCTTCGTCGTCTCCGGCGGCGGCTGCACCCCCAAGTGGGGCGGTGTGACCGAGCTCGCCGACGACGCGGTGGCGGCCCGGATCGGCGCCCTGCGGGCGATCGGCGGCGACGTCCGGGTCTCCTTCGGCGGCGCCAACGGCAGCGAGCTCGCCCTCGCCTGTTCCTCCGTCGCCGACCTGACCGCCGTGTACCAGCGGACCGTCGACGCCTTCGGCCTCACCCGGCTCGACTTCGACGTCGAGGGCGGCGCGATCGCCAACACCGCGGCCAACACCCGGCGCGCCCAGGCCGTCGCCCAGCTGCAGAAGAACGCCGCCGCCAGGGGCAAGGCCCTGGACGTCTCCTTCACCCTTCCCGCGCTCCCCTCCGGACTGACCCAGGAGGGCGTCGACCTGGTCGCCGACGCCAAGCGCAACGGGGTGACGATCGGGGCGGTCAACATCATGGCGATGGACTACGGCGACGGGGTCGCCCCCGACCCGCTGGGCCGGATGGGCACCTACGCCATCGCCGCGGCCACCGCCACCCAGGCCCAGGTGAAGAGCGTGCTCGGCCTGGACGACGCGGCCGCGTGGCGCCGGGTCGCGGTCACGCCGATGATCGGCGTCAACGACGTGGCCAGCGAGGTCTTCACCGTCGCCGACGCCAAGCAGCTCGCCCAGTTCGCCGCGAGCAAGCACCTGGCCTGGCTGGCTATGTGGTCCGGCACCCGCGACAAGGCCTGCGAGGGCGGGGCCAAGGCGTACGCGGACGCGAGCTGCAGCTCGATCGTCCAGCAGCCGCTGGACTTCACCCGGGCCCTCGGCGCCTACACCGGCTGACCGGCCCGCCGGGCCCGTGACGGGCCCGGCGCAGACCGGCTCCCGGGCCCGCCGACCTCGTGCGGCACCCGGCGGACCCGTCCGCCGCACCGACTCCGGCCGTCCGTGCCCCGACCGCAACGGGGCACGGCCGGCCGGCTCCAATTCCCCGGCGGCCACTCTCCGTCACGAAGATCGATCCGGCCCGTCCGCCGGGCATCCGGTATCGTCGCTGGTTGGCCGATCGGCGGACGGAGCGAGAAGTGACAGCGGTGCAAGACGAGCGCGGCGCGGTGGACACCCCACCCGACCTGACGCCCGCCCCCCTGTCGGACCGGCTGCGCAC comes from Streptomyces sp. TLI_053 and encodes:
- a CDS encoding cellulose binding domain-containing protein produces the protein MTTQQPHRRPGGRRRRSRRGTVLGASAVAAALVAGGVVVLASSASAAPLGAVYTRTSGWDSGYTGQYLVTNPADRAIEDWTLTFDLPAGARIDSLWNATFTAEGGHITVRPESWSKRLEPGRSVVVGYVAQGVGAAQAEPGNCLINKTSCKAGDGTAPTPSGRPTGTATATATASASPSASVPVTATPSAPVTATGTARPTTGVPSPTGTGTVRPTAPVTPTATAGTTATAAPTTAAPTTPVPTATATGTPTPAGGGRFAPYVDTSLYPPYDLVATAKATGVKDFTLAFVVSGGGCTPKWGGVTELADDAVAARIGALRAIGGDVRVSFGGANGSELALACSSVADLTAVYQRTVDAFGLTRLDFDVEGGAIANTAANTRRAQAVAQLQKNAAARGKALDVSFTLPALPSGLTQEGVDLVADAKRNGVTIGAVNIMAMDYGDGVAPDPLGRMGTYAIAAATATQAQVKSVLGLDDAAAWRRVAVTPMIGVNDVASEVFTVADAKQLAQFAASKHLAWLAMWSGTRDKACEGGAKAYADASCSSIVQQPLDFTRALGAYTG